Within the Cupriavidus malaysiensis genome, the region TGCGCCCGACCGCGGTCGGCAACCTGTCGCTGCTGACCGCCGGCGCAATACCGCTCAATCCCTCCGAGCTGCTGATGCTGCCGCTGCTGGGCGATTGCCTGCGCGCGGCCAGCGCCTGCTTCGACCTGGTGCTGGTGGACACGCCCCCGGTGATGGCGGTGGCCGATGCCACGCTGGTCGCCAACCTCGCCGGCTCGACGTTGCTGGTGGTGCGCGCCGATGTGACGCCCCCCGAGCAGGTGCAGGAGACCCTGAAGCGGCTCGCGCGAGCCGATGCGCGCCTCGGTGGCGGCATCCTCAACGGCGTCACGCCCCGGCGCAGCAACCGCACCGACTTCGACGCCATGAATCCCTACCTGAGCCTGCCCCTGCCCCCTGCCGCGCAGCAGCGGCTGACGCAGACCCGGGCGATCGAGCGCAAGCCCTGAGCGCGCGGCCCGCGGCGGCGGGTCGGCGTACCCATTTCTGCGGGCACGTCCCGCCGGTGTGCGGCCCGCCAGCGCGCACCGTCCGCCAAGGAGCCGGCATGAAGCACATCGTCTTCGAGGGCTGCACCGGATGGCTGCATGGCGCGGCCGGCGACACCGGCGTCGTGCTGTGCGCGCCGCCCGGCCATGAGGGCATGTGGTCGCACCGGGCCTTGCGCCACCTGGCCGACGATCTTGCCGCCGCTGGCGTGCCGGTGCTGCGCTTCGACTACCACGGCACCGGCGATGCGGCGGGCAGCGACGAGGCGCCCGAGCGCCTGGCCTGCTGGATCGGCAATATCGTGGCCGCGGCCGCGCAGTTGCGCGCGCGCGCAGGCGTGCGGCAGGTGGTGCTGTGCGGCCTGCGCCTGGGCGGCAGCCTGGCCGCGCTGGCGGCCGAGGCGCTGGCCGGGCGCAACGAGGCGCCGGCCGCACTGGTGCTGCTGGCGCCGGTCGTCAGCGGTCGCGCCTTCCTGCGCGAGATGCGCGCCCTGCACGTCAACTGGCTCAACAGCATGGCGCCGGACCTGGCCTCGCGCGCCCCGCGGGAAGGCACGCTCGAGGTACTGGCGTATCGCCTGGGCGCCGACACGGTGCGCGCGCTGGAAGGGCTGCGCCTGGACCGCCGCGCCGGCTGTCCGGCACCGCGCGTGCTGGTGCTGGACCCATGGCCGGGTGCCGCCTCGACGGTGCAGGCCTTGTGTGCGCACTACCGCGCGGCCGGCGCCGAAGTGGAGGAGGAGGGGTTCGCCGAGTATGCCGCGCTGATGCAGTCGACCGAGAATGCCGCGGTGCCGGAACAGGCGTGGCGGCGGGTGGCGGCGTGGATCCGGCAAGCTGCGGCCACGGCCGCCGAAGCTGCCGCCGGCCAGGCGATCGCCGACGCGCCGGGGCCTGATCGGGCCGACGACACGGAGTTCGCCGTGGAGGGCGTGCGCGAGCGCGCCGTGTGGCTGGACGCGGGCCGGCAGTTCGGCATCCTGTGCATGCCGGCCGGAGCCCGCCGCGCTCCGCTCGGGGTGATCTTTCCCAATACCGGCGGCAACCATCACGTCGGCGACGGCCGGCTCTTCGTCTCGCTGTCGCGCCGCCTCGCGCGCAGCGGCGTGGCGGCGCTGCGGCTCGACCTGGCCGCGCTGGGCGACAGCCCGCAGGCGCGGCGGCGCATGAGCATTCCGGAGATCTACGCGGTCGCACCGCGCGAGCAGCTTGCCGCAGCGGTGGAGTGGATGCACGGGCAGGGCTTCGAGCACATCGTGCTGGCCGGTGTCTGCTCCGGCGCCTTTCTCAGCCTGCATGCCGGGCTGGCCAGCGACAAGGTCTGCGGGCTCGTGCTGGCCAACCTGCTGAAGTACACCTGGGGCGAGCAGGACGTGGCCACGCTCGGCCAGGCCGAACAGCCGCTGAGCCTGCTGTGGTATGCCGCGCGCCGGCCCGGCAACTGGCTGCGGCTGCTGCGCGGCGATATCCGCCTGCTGCCCTTGCTGATGGGCTGCGCGCGCCGGGTACGCGCGCTGGTCGCCTACCGCCTGGAGCGCGTGCAGGCGGCGTTGCGCGGCGGAGCATCGCGCAAGGCGGCCGGGGAGGACGATGGCGAGGCACGCACGGCGCGCGAATTCGCCTGGGCCGCGGTGCGCAAGCTGGACCGGCGCGGCGTGCGCACGGAGTTCCTGTACGGTGCCACCGACATCGGCCTCGAAGAGACCGCGCAATGCCTGGGCCGCAACCTGGAAGCGCTGCAGGGACTGTCCCACGTCGCCGTGCAGCGCCTCGATTGCCTGGATCATGCGCTGTTCCTGCGCGAAAGCCAGGACAACTTCGGCGACCACGTGGTGCGGCACGTCGAGGCGCTGCTGGCGCGCCAGGCCGACCCCGGCCGCCCGGCCGAAGGCACCGCCACGCCGCCCTTGGCGGCGCGGGCGCAGTCATAGTCCGCGGAATCGCGGAACCACGGAATCATGGAACGCCCGCACGCCGCCCCGGCGCGCCGCGCGCGGACCCGGCGGGCGGGCGCAGCGTACGCTGTCGCACCGAATCCCGCGCGCCACGCCGGCACCATGAGGAAGGGCGCAGAGGCCGCGCGCCGCGAGGAGGGCGACATGATTGCCGACACCGTGCAGGACCGCATCAACAGGAAGGCATGGACCAGCTGGGGCGCGCGCCACTGGTTCGCCGTGGCGGCCGATGTCACCGATCCGGGCGAGGCGGCGGCGCTGGCGCTGGTGGCCGATGCCGCGCGCGGCGCGCCGCTGCTCGACGTCGGTGTCGGCGGCGGACGTACGGTGCCGATGCTGCGCGCGCTCAGCCAGGACTACGTGGCGATCGACTACACGCCGGAGATGGTCGAGATCTGCCGGCGCAACCATCCCGGCGTGGCCGTGCACCAGATGGACGCGCGCGACCTGTCGGCCTTTCCCGACGACCATTTCGGCCTGGTCATGTTCAGCTTCAACGGCATCGACGCGGTGGATCCCGCCGGACGCGCGGCGATCCTGCGCGAGTTCGCCCGCGTGCTGCGTCCGGGCGGCCTGCTGCTGTTCTCCACGCACAACCTGCGCGGCCCGAGCTACCGCGAGAACCTGACGCGCTTCCTGCGCCTGCCGCGCTGGTCGCCCAATCCCCTGCGGCTGGGCTTCGACACGGCGCGCATCGTCGTCAACCTGCCGCTGGCCACCATCAACTACCTGCGCCACTCGCGGCTGAACCGCGAGTTCGATGGCTATGCGCTGCGCGTATGCGCTGCCCACAAGTTCGGCATCGTCATCCACTACATCGAGCTGGCCGCGCAGCAGCGCGCCCTGCTCGAACTCGGCCTGCGTACCGAGGCCATCTTCGGCAACCTGGACGGCCATGCGCTGCGCGGGCAGGAGGATCTCAGCCAGGTCTACTGGTTCCACTTCGTCGCCAGGAAAGGTTGAGGGGCGGGCGTCGGCCATGAGCGGCATCTCGGTCCTGATCCTGACCAAGAACGAGCAGCAGGACCTGCCAGGCTGCCTGCAGTCCGTGGCCTGGTCGGACGATATCCATGTCTACGACTCGATGAGCACCGACCGGACCGTGGAGATCGCCCGCGCGCACGGTGCCAAGGTAGTGCAGCGTCCGTTCGACAACTGGTCCGCGCACCAGAACTGGGGGCTGCGCAATATCCCTTTCCGCCACGAGTGGGTCTACTACACGGATGCCGATGAGCGCGTGACGCCCCAGCTCGCCCACGCCATGCAGCTGGCCGTGACGGACCCGGGCGATGCGGTGGCCTTCCGCGTCTCCCGCCGCGACCACCTGCAGGGGCGCTGGCTGCGCCACGTCACGCCGACGTCGTTCTACATCCGCCTGTTCAAGCCGGCCAGCGTTCACTACGAGCGGCTGATCAACCCGGTCACCATTGTCGACGGCGAGGTGCGCGACCTGGCCGCGCACATGGACCACTTCCCGTTCAGCAAGGGGATGTCGCACTGGTTCGACAGGCACAATCAATACAGCTCGCTGGAAGCCCGCCAGATCGTGCAGAACCGGCAGCAAGGCACGTCGTTCAGCGTGCGCAGCGCCCTGCTCGAAAAGGACCCCGGCCGGCGCCGCTATCACCAGAAGGAACTCTACTACCGGCTGCCGATGCGCCCGCTGCTGATGTTCCTGCTTCTCTATGGCTTGCGGCGCGGCTTCCTCGACGGCTCGGCCGGCCTGACGTACGCGCTGCTGCGGGCCTACTACGAATACATGATCGTGCTGAAGGTACGAGAACTCGATCGCGCCGACGGCAGCCAGGACAGTCAACGCAGCCAAGGCAAGCAAGGCAGCCAGGGCAGCCAGGGCGGCTGACACCGGATGATACCTGAGCGCGGTCCGCCGCGCATGCGTGGCCGCGCCTTGTCTCGCCTCGGACGGCGCCGCATGCCGGCGGCGCCGGATTGCCGCGGCCTCAGGCCTGCCTGCTGCCGGTGCCTCCGTACTGGTTCAGGTAGCGGTACTTGCCGAAGCGGTAATGGGCCCGGTACCAGCGGCCATCGACATTGAGGCCGTTGAACAGCACGCCCTTCACTTCTCCGCCCGCCTGCTGGATGGCCCGCTGCGAAGCGATCAGCTCGTCGGGCGTGGTCTTGTCCGCGCGCGCGACGAGGAAGACGGCGCCCGCCCGTGCGGCCAGGATGCCGGCATCGGCGGCGGCGAGGACAGGCGGCGTGTCGAGCAGGACGATGTCATAGCTTGCCTGCAGCAGGTCGAACAGGCGGTCCATGTTCGGGCTCTGCAGGAGGTCCGCGGCCTGGGGCGGCTGGGCGCCGGTCGCGATGAAGTCGACGCCCGGCAGCACGTCGCGCTGCAGCACGGCATCCAGCGCGGTCCCGGCCAGGTACTCGCTGAGTCCGGGGCTGCGATGCGTGCTGAAGCGGTGGTTGAGCCCGCCGCGACGCAGGTCGGCGTCGACCAGGACCACCCGGCGTCCGCTGCTGGCCATCACGGCGGCGAAGTTCGAGCACACGAAGGACTTGCCGACGTCGGGGGCCGGGCCGGTGACCAGCACCACGCGGTTGCGGCTGTTCAGCAGGGCGAACTGCAGGGCCGTGCGGAAGCCGCGCAGGCTTTCCAGGGCGGGGTCGTCCGGGCTGTCGCGCGCCAGCAGGCCGCGCGACGGCGCGTCGCCCTGCCGCCTGCCCTGCTGGGGAGAGAACGGGATCGTGCAGTAGACCGTCATGCCGGTGAGCCGCTCGATCTCGTCCGCGTCGGTGATGCCGCCGTCGAGCGTGCGGCGCAGGACCACCGCCAGGACGCCGGCGACCAGGCCGAGCACGATGGCGGCACCGCCGATCATCAGGCGCTTCGGCCGCACCGGATAGAGCGGGACGTCGGCCATGTCCACCAGGCGCGAAGTGCCGATCTTGCTGGCCCGCACCAGCCGCAGTTGCTGCACGTCGTTGAGCAGGGACTGGTACAGGTCGGTGCTGACCTTGACGTCACGCATCAGGCGCAGCACGTCCTGCTCGACCTCGGGCAGCTTCTCGATCTTGCCGGTCACGCCATTGAGCTGGGAGCTCAGGCTGGCGATCTGGCCGTCCAGGATGGCGATGATGGGGTGGTTCGGCGTGAAGCGGGCGATCAGTTCCTGGCGCTTCTGGCGCAACTCCTGCAAGCGCGTCTGGATCTGCACCGATTGCGTCAGCACCAGCTTGGATTCCTCGCTCAGGTCGATCGTGCCGCGCTTGTTGCGCATGGCGTTGTAGCGGCTTTCGGCGTTCTCCACCTGCTGCTTGAGCAGCGGCAGCTGGGCCTCGAGGAACTCGAGCGATTTCTCTGCCTCGGCGGCCTTGCGCCGCACGTTCTGGTCGACATATTCGGTGCCGATCGCGTTCAGGATGGCCGCGGTGCGCTCGGCGGAGCTTCCCTCCAGCGAGATGCCGATCACGCCGCTCTGCTTGCCGCGCTCGAGGATCACGAGCTGGTTCTGCAGGTTGTCGATGGCCACGCTGCGGGCAATGTGGCGCACCACGAATTTCGCGCCCGGGCGTCCGTCCAGCTGGCTGATCAGGATCGTCACCGGGCCGCCCGGCGTCGGGATGACGAGCGGCGTTCCCACGGTGCCGGTGGCCGTCACGCCCTCGCTGTGCAATTCGGCACGGAATTGGTCCGAGGCCAGGGCGGTCACCATGATGGGACGCCCCTCCACCCGGACCGGCACGTCGAGCCTGGCGACGGAGATCGCTTCGGCACCCCACGCAAAGCCGCCCCAGCCGAGCAGGCCCGGCTCGGAGAGCACCGGGTTGTAGCGCGCGATCGCGGTCCCGAGCAAGGGGAAGTAGCGCGGCGCCGCCTCGATGTTCAGGTGCAGGGAGTCGACCGCCTTGCCGACCACCATGCGCGAGCGCAGCAGCTCGATTTCCGCGGCCGCCGCCGGCTTGACATCGAGCGCGGGGGAGACGCTGGCGACCAGCTTGGCGGTGCTGCTGGGCGTGGCGCCTTCCTCCACCTGGATCAGGATATCGGTGCGGTACACGGGCTTGGCCAGGAAGGCGTACGCCAGTCCGGAGCAGGCGATGACGCCGACCATCAGCAGGAAGGTCCAGCGGTAGCGGACCAGCACATCGAGGCACTCGGTGAGGTCGATCGGCCTGCTGTCCTGGCCGGTCGGCTCGTAGTCCCGGCCCGTCGCATTCTCTGTGCTCATGATGTCTCCCGGAAGCCAGCCGGAGACGCATCCCCGGCGATCTTGCCCGCCCACGAATCGACGCCCTGACGGATCAGGCTGAAGGCGAGGAGGAACAGGCCGTGCGTGCCGCCGTAGGGGTCGGGAACATCGAGGTCCAGCGACTCGCACAGGCGGAACGTCCTGCCGTGCGCGGCAGGAAAGCTCTGTTCGACCATTTCCATCTGCTGCGCCTCCATCACCAGGATCAGGTCGGCGAAGTCGACCATGGCCGCGTTCAAGCGCTGCGCCCGATGCTCGTCCATGGCGATGCCTTCGAGCGCCAGCAGCCGGCCGGCGCGGGGATCGACCAGGGCGCCCACCGCCGGCGCGATGCCCGCGGAGATGACCTGGCACGCGGGCAGGCTGCGCCGCAGCAGCGCTGCCGCCATCGGGCTGCGGCAGCGGTTGCCGAGGCAGACCACCAGGATGGATCGGATCATCTACCGTTCCTTCAAGGCTTGATGAAGCTGGAGGTGCCCACCACCGGCTGCACCAGCAGGCTCATCACGCGGCTCCAGCGGACCACGCCGCGCGCGTCCACGTAGACCACGTCCTTGGGCTGCAGCTCGAAGCCTTCGGCGATGGCCAGCGCGGCGGGCGACGTGCCGTCCAGGTGATAGACCTTGGGGGCGTCGCTCAGTCCCTTGCGGATGACGAAGATCTCTTCAGCGTTGGCGGTGGCCGGATTGACACCGCCGGCATCGCCCAGGGCCTCGTTCAGCGTCATGCGGCCGTTGCGCATCAGCAGCGAGGTCGGGCGCACCACCTCGCCGGTGACGAAGATCTTGCTGTCTTCGCGCTGCTCGACGCGGACGATGTCGCCGGACTTCAGCAGGATGCGCGCCGGATCGACGCCCTTGGCCAGCAGGGCCGGGATGTTGACGTACCAGCTGCGGTCGCCGCGCGTGACGCGGATGCGGCTGTTGTCGCCGGTCTGGTTGAGCACGCCGCCGGCGCGGTTCAGGGCCTCCACCAGGGTCATCGGCGCATCGTCGATCGCCAGCATGCCCGGCGTCTTCACTTCGCCGTCGACGTAGACGCGCTGGCTGCGGAAGCCCAGCACGCGCACCGTCATCTGCGGATCCCTGACGACGCGCGACAGCACGCGCGCCATCTGTGCGCGCACTTCGTTGGCGGTCTTGCCGGCGACCCGCATGACCCCGGCGTACGGGAACTGGATATCGCCCTGGGGACTGACCACGTACCCCGGCATGTTCGAGCCGCCGGTCGAGGTGGGGATCTCGAAGGCCGCGCCGATGCTGTAGGTCTGCGTCGGGAAGACCAGTTCCGGATGATCCCAGACCACCACGGAGATGATGTCGCCGGTGCCGATCCGGTACGGCTGGGGCTGGCCGAACAAGGCTTCGACGTCCTGGTTGGCGACGGGGGCCTTGTTGCGCAGTTCGCGCACCAGCTCCAGCGTGATCGGGGTGACCTCGGGAATCGCGTCCGGTCCCATGGCGCTCACCGGCGCGCCGGCGCTGAAGTGCATGCCCGGAGACGCCGCGCAGGCGCCCAGCAGGACGCAGGCGCCGAGCGCGAGGCAGCGCGCGCGCGCCATGGCCCGCGCCGTGCCGGCGGCATCTGTGCTGGAGAGCGAGCGGCTTGGATGCATGACGGTACCTCCCTGCTGAGGCAACGGCAGCATGGGCTGGGCGACCACGCTGGCCTATGGGAGCAGAGTAGGCGGCCGTTGGCGCCGTTTCGGTGCGCTTTCGCACAGTTTCGTGCGCGCGGAGCCGCACCGTACCGCGCGGCGCCTGCGCCGGCGCCGGCGCAGGGTGCCGGGCGCCTTGCGTGTGCCTGCGCACCGAAGGGGGCAGCGGGCCGGCCATAGTCTGGAGCAGCCTGGCCGGCGCACCGGCCGGTCGACCCCATCCGAGCGAGCCAGCGAACATGAAGATCCTCCATGTCATATCGTCGATCGACCCCGCCTCCGGAGGCCCGCCGGAAGGGCTGCGGCAGTTGCGGCAATCGCTGACGCTGCAGGGCGTGCAGTCCGACATCTGCTGCTGCGACCCGCCCGATGCCGGTTACCTGGCGGCGGGCAGGCCGGGCCTGGTCGCACTCGGGCCATCGCAACTGCGCTATGCCTTCAATCGGCGCCTGTTCGGCTGGCTGGCGCGCTACAGCGCCGGCTACGACGCCGTCATCGTCAACGGCATCTGGCAATTCCACGGACTGGCGGTCTGGCTCGCGCTGCGCGGCGGGAACGTACCGTACTTCGTCTTCACGCACGGCATGCTCGATCCCTGGTTCAGGCAGCGCTATCCGCTCAAGCATGCCAAGAAGCTGCTGTACTGGACGCTGTGCGAGCGGCACATCCTGCGCGATGCCCGCGCCGTGCTGTTCACCGCCGAGGAAGAGCGGGTGCGCGCGCGCCAGTCCTTCCCCTTCTATCAATGCCGGGAACTGGTGACCTCGTACGGGACCGCGCTGCCGCCGCAGGACGGCGAGCGCCTGCGCGCGGGCTTCCTCGCCGGACATCCCGGGCTGCGCGGGCGCCGGCTGCTGCTCTTCCTCGGCAGGATCCATGAGAAGAAGGGGGGCGACCTGCTGGTGCAGGCCTTCGCTGCCGTGGCGGGCAGCGACCCCGCGCTGCACCTGGTCATGGCCGGCCCCTGCGATGCCGAGATGCGCGCACGGCTCGAACGGATCGCCGGGCTGTGCGGGGTCGGCGCAAGGATCACCTGGACCGGCATGCTGGAGGGCGATGCCAAGTGGGGAGCCTTCTACGCGGCCGATGCGTTCTGCCTGCCGTCGCACCAGGAGAATTTCGGCGTCGCGGTGGCCGAGGCGCTCGGTTGCGGCCTGCCGGTGCTGATCTCGGACAAGGTGAATATCTGGCGCGAGACAGAACGGAGCGGAGCCGGCCTGGTTGCACCGGACTCGCTGGCCGGGACCATCGACGTCCTGCAGCGCTGGCTGGGCCTGGACGCGGCACGGCGGCGCGCGATGGGCGCCAACGCGCGCCGCGCCTTCGACGAGTCCTTTCACAGTGCCCGGGCCGCGGCCCGGCTGCGCGAACTGATCGAAGCGGAAACAGTGGCCGCGCGGGAAGAGCGGCTCATGCAGTACAGCCGGTAGTGGCAAGCCGGCAATGGCGGGGGGCAAAGGGAGCGTCTACGCCGCATGACGGTCCGCCGGTGGCCGCCGAGCCACGTCCCGGGCCCGACCGGTCTGTCGGCTTGGTCAGGCCTGCCGCCGCCGTTGCCCGATCGGCCTGGCCGGAACGCCCCCATATACCGTCCAGGCGTAGGGCAGCGACTTCGTCACCACCGCGCGGGGCGCGACCACGGCGCCTTCGGGTACCGTCACGCCGGGAGACAGGAAGGCCTCCGCGCAGATCCATGCGTGCCGCTGGACCACGATCGGCGCGGCGATCAGCTGGAACGTCGGATTGTTGTAGTCGTGCGAGCCGGTGCAGAGATGGGCGCCCTGGGACACGATGCCGAATTCGTGGATGGTGATGGGGCTGATGTTGTACAGGGTGGCGCCGTCGGCGACCGCGGCATGATCGCCCATGCGCAGGTTCCACGGAGCCCACACCTTGGCCGAGGGATAGACGTGCACCTGGCGCCCGAGCTGCGCGCCGAACAGCCGCAGCAGGCCGGCACGCCAGCGGTGCAGCGGGCGCGGGCTGGGACGGAACAGCAGCAGCCAGGCACAGTTCCAGAGCTGGCGCACGGCGCGGTTGCCGAGGGGGAATGACGGACCGGCGACCCGGTCCCGGCGTTCGATGATCATATGACGGCCCCGCTGTAGTCTCGAGGATGATGCCGGGCGTGCTGCCCCTTGCCTTGCCATCCTGCGCCGGCGCGCCGCGCGGCTCGGTGTGGAGGCCCACATTGGGCCCGGTGCCGGCGCCGGCCTGCTTCTCGCCGGCCTACTTCTCGCCCAGCCCCTCGAGCGTGGTGCCGCGCGTGCCGGCGCCGCCGCCCTCGGTCAGCCGGCGGAGTTCGCTTTCCAGCCGCGCCAGCACGGCGTGCCGGTCGAGATGGGAGGCGGCCCACGCTTTGCCGGCGGCGCCGAACAAGCCGCGCCGGGCCGGCCGCTCGGCCAGGGCCTGGAGTGCCCTGACCATGGCCTGTGCGTCGCCGGGAGGCGTGACGATGCCGAATTGCGAGACCAGGCTGGCCAGTTCGGTGCCGGCCTCCGCCGTGGCGATCACGGGCCGTCCGCTCGCCAGCATGCCGGCCAGCTTCGAGGGCAGGACCAGGTCCGCGGCGTCGGCGCGCTGCGGCAGCAGGTGGATATCGGCGGCACCGAGCAGTGCCGGGAACTGCTCGGCGGGCTGCAGCGCCAGGAAATGCACCTGGGGCAGGTCCTGGCAGCGCTGCTCGAGCAGCGCCCTGCCCGGCCCCGCGCCGCAGAAGATGAAGTGGATCCCGGTCTCGCCGGCGAGCAGGCGCGCGGCCTCCGCGAGGATCTCCAGGCCCTGCTTGTTGCCCATATTGCCCGAGTAGAGCGCGGCCACGGCATGCGCGGGGATGCCGAGCGCGCTGCGCAGGGCGACGCTGCTGGCCGAAGGGGCGATGGCAAGATCGGCCCAGTTGGGCAGGTAGACCAGCCGTTCATCCGGCACGGCCTTGCGGCGGGCCAGTGACAGCATGGACGAGGAGATCGTCGAGATGCGGTCGAAGTGCATCAGCGCGTGGCGTTCCAGCGCGCTCGCCGCCAGTTCGAGCCAGGGATGCTTGAGCAGTCCCAGGGCGAAGGCGGCCTCGACCTCGTAGTCCTGGATATGGAGCCAGGCCTTGCAATGGCGCAGGCGCGCGAAGGCGAGCGCGGCCGGGCTGCAGGCGAGCGGCGGCTCTACCAGGAAGATCACCTCGGGACGCCAGCGCCACTGCGCCGCGAGCAGGGGCAGGCTGCACAGCGCGAAGCTGGCCAGGTGGAGGAGCCGCTTGATGCTGGATGGCGTGTGCGGTACCCAGAGCGGTGCGCGGAACACCGTCACGCCAGCCCGCTGCTCGCGCTGGTAGCGCCAGCCGCAGTGGTCGTCTGCCACGCGCCATGCGGGATAGTAGGGGTGCGAGGTGATGACCCTGACATCGTGTCCGTGCATGGCCAGCCACTCGGCCTGCTCGGCGGCGTACTTGCCGATGCCGGTCAGTTCCGGGGCGTAGTTCAGGCAGTAGATGAGCAGTTTCATGACGGCGATGGACGTGGGGTTGGCTGACGGCCGGGCCGTGTCGTCGATGAGGCGCGCGGTGGCAAGGCGCGGCTCATGCCACCTTACGGCCGCGCGCCGCCCGCCACCGTTGGCTAACGCACGCACGCAGACTGGCGTGGCGCCGCGCCCGCGCCGGAACCGGCGCCGCGCCGATGTGCGCTAGCGAACCGAGGGGCCCGGGCGGCAGCCGCAAAGTGGCGTGGTCCGTGCCGTGCTGCCGGCAAGCGCGCGGCGGCCACGGCCGGG harbors:
- a CDS encoding glycosyltransferase WbuB gives rise to the protein MKLLIYCLNYAPELTGIGKYAAEQAEWLAMHGHDVRVITSHPYYPAWRVADDHCGWRYQREQRAGVTVFRAPLWVPHTPSSIKRLLHLASFALCSLPLLAAQWRWRPEVIFLVEPPLACSPAALAFARLRHCKAWLHIQDYEVEAAFALGLLKHPWLELAASALERHALMHFDRISTISSSMLSLARRKAVPDERLVYLPNWADLAIAPSASSVALRSALGIPAHAVAALYSGNMGNKQGLEILAEAARLLAGETGIHFIFCGAGPGRALLEQRCQDLPQVHFLALQPAEQFPALLGAADIHLLPQRADAADLVLPSKLAGMLASGRPVIATAEAGTELASLVSQFGIVTPPGDAQAMVRALQALAERPARRGLFGAAGKAWAASHLDRHAVLARLESELRRLTEGGGAGTRGTTLEGLGEK